In Acidimicrobiales bacterium, the following are encoded in one genomic region:
- a CDS encoding gamma-glutamyltransferase, protein MPELAPAATIRAGRGMVCAVDHLAAGAGGAMLRAGGTAADAAVAASAVLAVTSQHLCGMGGDLLAVIHTGSGPPLALNASGRAGSGADPARLRAEGHTRMPPLGDIRAVPVPGCVDGWLALHERFGRLDLAAVLEPARSYAEEGFPASPTLAAMAPTVAHLPEASDYSRHGRLRAGTILQRPGVARALAAIARDGRRGFYEGEFGAGLLALGDGEHVEADLARPQADWVPALELAAWSHRLWTVPPSSQGYLTLAAAWIAEGLPLPEDPDDPRWAHLLIEATRQAAFDRPAVLHEGADGAALLAPQRLALRRAAIDPERASVLEQPAIIGDTIALCAVDHERRGVSLLQSNAAGFGCHLVVPGVRIFLHDRGVGFSLQPGHPAEYGPGRRPPHTLSPTLVTAQTGELRAVTGTMGGDSQPQILLQVLARALAVGQGAGDAIAAGRWALAPPAQASASSIGFDTWDSGGQVDVRIEGHAPLGWDSGLRLRGHSVVREAPYNGSFGHAHLIAVHDDHLAGATDPRPRSGGVSAW, encoded by the coding sequence GTGCCGGAGCTTGCCCCTGCCGCCACGATCCGGGCGGGGCGGGGCATGGTCTGCGCCGTCGACCACCTGGCCGCCGGCGCCGGCGGAGCCATGCTCCGGGCCGGGGGAACGGCGGCGGACGCGGCCGTCGCCGCCAGCGCCGTCCTCGCCGTCACCTCACAACACCTGTGCGGTATGGGCGGCGACCTCCTCGCCGTGATCCACACGGGGAGCGGCCCGCCGCTGGCCCTCAACGCTTCGGGCCGGGCGGGATCGGGAGCCGACCCGGCGCGCTTGCGGGCCGAGGGTCACACGCGGATGCCGCCGCTTGGCGACATCCGCGCCGTTCCCGTGCCCGGCTGTGTCGACGGCTGGCTGGCGCTGCACGAGCGGTTCGGACGCCTAGACCTGGCCGCCGTGCTCGAGCCCGCCCGGTCCTACGCCGAGGAGGGCTTTCCCGCCTCGCCGACGCTAGCGGCCATGGCGCCCACCGTGGCGCACCTTCCCGAAGCCAGCGACTACTCCCGCCACGGCCGTCTTCGAGCCGGGACGATCCTCCAGAGGCCGGGGGTGGCAAGGGCGCTGGCCGCCATCGCCCGAGACGGGCGACGGGGCTTCTACGAGGGCGAGTTCGGCGCCGGGCTGCTGGCCCTCGGCGACGGCGAGCACGTCGAGGCCGACCTGGCCCGACCCCAGGCCGACTGGGTCCCCGCTCTCGAGCTAGCCGCTTGGAGCCACCGTCTCTGGACGGTTCCGCCGAGTTCGCAGGGTTACCTCACCCTGGCCGCGGCCTGGATCGCCGAGGGTTTGCCGCTGCCCGAGGATCCGGACGACCCGCGCTGGGCGCATCTGCTCATCGAGGCCACCCGCCAGGCGGCATTCGACCGCCCCGCCGTGCTGCACGAGGGCGCGGACGGCGCCGCGCTCCTTGCTCCGCAACGGCTGGCTCTCCGCCGGGCGGCGATCGACCCGGAGCGCGCTTCGGTGCTCGAGCAACCGGCCATCATCGGCGACACGATCGCGCTCTGCGCCGTCGACCACGAACGACGGGGCGTCTCGCTGCTCCAGTCCAACGCCGCGGGCTTCGGATGCCACCTCGTTGTTCCGGGTGTTCGCATCTTCCTCCACGACCGAGGAGTCGGCTTCTCGCTGCAACCGGGACACCCGGCCGAGTACGGACCGGGCCGGAGGCCACCCCACACCCTGTCGCCCACGCTGGTGACGGCCCAGACCGGCGAGCTGCGGGCCGTGACTGGGACCATGGGGGGCGACAGCCAGCCCCAGATCCTCCTCCAGGTGCTGGCCCGCGCCCTCGCCGTCGGCCAGGGAGCGGGCGACGCCATCGCCGCCGGCCGTTGGGCCCTCGCGCCCCCCGCCCAGGCATCGGCCTCGTCGATCGGCTTCGACACCTGGGACTCGGGAGGGCAGGTGGACGTCAGGATCGAGGGTCACGCGCCGCTGGGATGGGACTCGGGCCTTCGCCTGCGGGGTCACTCCGTCGTCCGCGAGGCCCCCTACAACGGCAGCTTCGGCCACGCCCACCTGATCGCGGTCCACGACGATCACCTGGCGGGCGCAACCGACCCACGACCTCGGTCGGGAGGCGTGTCGGCCTGGTGA
- a CDS encoding alkaline phosphatase family protein gives MRKRAAWRRIALSAALVTSGTVGVALASASSAQAAPRALEGIPRLSHVFVIVLENEDFDSTWGPTSPAKFLNSIVPFGVLANNYYGVSHNSADNYIAMTSGQPPAPQFQADCPNWELCEASEKLTPGGGRSIADQLTSAHLSWGAYMESMATPCQHPSATQASDPYQTGYATRHDPFVYYPPIVENTARCDSHVRPYSDLARALPSGQVPNYVFITPNTCDDGHDSPCANGQPGGLPAADRWIQDNIHSIVGSPAYKNNGALFITFDEASTSDTSGCCATGIGSNGTNGGGRIGLLMFSPLARNLHATDAFYDHNSLLRTIEDAFGIREHLNNAASPKVHPMTDLFRH, from the coding sequence ATGAGGAAGCGCGCCGCGTGGCGTCGGATCGCGCTCTCGGCCGCCCTGGTGACATCGGGCACGGTCGGCGTCGCCCTGGCTTCGGCGAGCTCTGCCCAGGCCGCCCCCAGGGCGCTCGAGGGGATACCCAGGCTGAGCCACGTGTTCGTGATCGTGCTCGAGAACGAGGACTTCGACTCGACCTGGGGGCCGACGAGCCCGGCCAAGTTCCTCAACAGCATCGTGCCGTTCGGTGTGCTGGCCAACAACTACTACGGCGTGAGCCACAACAGCGCCGACAACTACATCGCCATGACCAGCGGTCAGCCCCCGGCGCCGCAGTTCCAGGCCGACTGCCCCAACTGGGAGCTGTGCGAGGCCTCGGAGAAGCTCACGCCCGGTGGAGGTCGCAGCATCGCCGATCAGCTCACGAGCGCTCACCTGTCCTGGGGCGCCTACATGGAGTCCATGGCGACGCCCTGCCAGCACCCCTCCGCCACCCAGGCGAGCGATCCGTACCAGACCGGCTACGCCACCCGCCACGACCCGTTCGTCTATTACCCGCCGATCGTCGAGAACACGGCCCGGTGTGATTCACACGTGCGCCCCTATTCGGATCTGGCGCGGGCCCTTCCGTCGGGACAGGTACCGAACTACGTGTTCATCACGCCCAACACCTGTGACGACGGCCACGACTCGCCGTGCGCCAACGGCCAGCCCGGGGGGCTGCCGGCGGCGGACCGCTGGATACAAGACAACATCCACTCGATCGTCGGATCGCCTGCTTACAAGAACAACGGCGCCCTGTTCATCACCTTCGACGAGGCCAGCACCTCCGACACCAGCGGGTGCTGCGCCACCGGGATCGGCAGCAACGGCACGAACGGCGGCGGACGCATCGGACTGTTGATGTTCTCGCCGCTGGCCAGAAATCTTCATGCTACCGACGCCTTCTACGACCACAACTCGCTGCTACGCACGATCGAGGACGCCTTCGGCATCCGCGAGCATCTCAACAACGCGGCCTCGCCCAAGGTGCATCCGATGACCGACCTCTTCCGTCACTGA
- a CDS encoding alkaline phosphatase family protein, protein MVVSRREFLKGAGAAGAAAAASMAGLPRAFAQTTASLPPPAHSGIDHIVVMVMENRSFDHFLGWVPGADGRQDGLSYRDAGGRWHDTHHLLDWSGCGFNDPDHSVEGGRTQLDGGRCDGFRQGANDDYALGYYLPEDVPVNKFLVDHFTVCDRWFCSILGPTYPNRFYTHTATTDRLENTMTQSTLPTIWDRLAAAGVPANYYFSDLPFLALWGQKYLPLARRVEAFFAQAASGTLPPFSYIDPYFVGEEQGGSNDDHPHADIRRGQAFLAQVVQALMASPTWDRTVLVITYDEWGGFFEHVAPPRLPDRTSAPALQLGQAGFRVPGYLVSPFAHRRQVNSSLFDHTSILKMVEWRFGLRPLQPRDAGARNLATALDLGSRNPTRPSAVPTVVDPGPHLCQGDNSFGLGSGSTGSTGGGMANSEAFWQELAHSSLMRGWDGASA, encoded by the coding sequence GTGGTTGTCTCCCGTCGTGAGTTCCTGAAGGGTGCCGGCGCCGCTGGCGCCGCGGCCGCCGCCAGCATGGCGGGGCTTCCTCGGGCCTTCGCCCAGACCACTGCGAGCCTGCCGCCCCCGGCGCACAGCGGCATCGACCACATCGTCGTGATGGTCATGGAGAACCGATCCTTCGACCATTTCCTCGGGTGGGTCCCGGGTGCCGACGGTCGGCAGGACGGGCTGTCGTACCGGGACGCAGGCGGCCGGTGGCACGACACCCACCACCTGCTGGACTGGTCGGGGTGCGGGTTCAACGATCCCGACCACTCCGTGGAGGGAGGCCGCACCCAGCTCGACGGCGGTCGCTGCGACGGCTTTCGGCAGGGAGCCAACGACGACTACGCCCTCGGCTACTACCTGCCCGAGGACGTCCCCGTGAACAAGTTCCTGGTCGACCACTTCACCGTGTGCGACCGGTGGTTCTGCTCGATCCTCGGCCCGACGTACCCGAACCGCTTCTACACCCACACGGCAACCACCGACCGCCTCGAGAACACCATGACCCAGTCCACCCTGCCCACCATCTGGGACAGGCTCGCCGCCGCCGGGGTGCCGGCCAACTACTACTTCAGCGATCTTCCCTTCCTCGCCCTCTGGGGCCAGAAGTACCTCCCCCTCGCCCGGCGGGTCGAGGCCTTCTTCGCCCAGGCCGCCTCCGGAACCCTGCCTCCGTTCAGCTACATCGACCCGTACTTCGTCGGCGAGGAGCAGGGCGGGTCGAACGACGACCATCCGCACGCCGACATCCGCCGGGGCCAGGCCTTCCTCGCCCAGGTCGTCCAGGCGCTGATGGCGAGCCCCACCTGGGATCGCACGGTCCTGGTCATCACCTACGACGAGTGGGGAGGCTTCTTCGAGCACGTCGCGCCGCCCCGGCTGCCGGACCGGACCTCGGCGCCGGCGCTGCAGCTCGGACAGGCGGGCTTTCGCGTGCCCGGCTACCTCGTCTCCCCCTTCGCCCACCGGCGTCAGGTCAACTCGAGCCTGTTCGACCACACGTCCATCCTCAAGATGGTCGAGTGGCGCTTCGGTCTCCGCCCCCTCCAGCCCCGCGACGCCGGCGCCCGCAACCTGGCCACGGCGCTCGACCTCGGATCCCGCAACCCGACCCGACCCTCCGCGGTCCCGACGGTGGTCGACCCCGGACCGCACCTGTGCCAGGGCGACAACTCCTTCGGGCTCGGGTCGGGCTCGACCGGCTCCACTGGCGGCGGAATGGCGAACAGCGAGGCGTTCTGGCAGGAGCTGGCCCACTCGTCGCTCATGCGAGGGTGGGACGGGGCGTCGGCCTAG